The following are from one region of the Moritella sp. 24 genome:
- a CDS encoding bifunctional diguanylate cyclase/phosphodiesterase, producing MKILSIFLVAFGLFFLSTSLKPAVNICKQDRSVGWKSLLLLIIFFVFGYFAFLYYLTTITVVSIVETCLAIILFGGSIFVLMVIKFSLRSLEDLNLIAEKERHNALHDSLTGLPNRLHFMGEVSSRIELATPFSVFVLDLNDFKQINDVVGHYYGDQLLIKLSRRMAKALPKSCFFSRVGGDEFILITDVVIKDDIEALTTLITDALVTPFDINNYNMNVGVSIGISLFPAHAQEIAPLLQKADTAMYVSKRKQLTYMLYNASLDDDAHTRLMISSQLHLALELNQFQLFYQPLVKDKATKRHHFEALLRWPQTDGSYIPPDKFIPLAEQNGLIRDITYWVLMQIIDDLTLFAARELDVCIHINLSARDLQDDTLSKHLSELVRTGQLSPTQIVLEVTETAIMSDVNQVREVLSQLSTQGFHISLDDFGTGFSSLSILRELPINQIKIDRSFVMAMHADNTNNAIVRSIIFLAQNLGCSVVAEGVETQAIAEELIQLKCDYLQGYYYCRALPLRSILPYCEQEGWPVSEQ from the coding sequence ATGAAAATTCTCTCCATTTTTTTGGTCGCGTTTGGACTGTTCTTTTTGTCTACTAGCTTAAAACCAGCGGTGAACATCTGTAAGCAAGACCGCAGTGTTGGCTGGAAATCACTCCTGCTATTAATTATCTTTTTTGTTTTTGGCTATTTTGCTTTTCTTTATTATCTGACCACCATCACAGTCGTATCTATTGTCGAAACATGTTTGGCGATAATCCTATTTGGTGGCAGTATTTTCGTATTGATGGTGATTAAATTTAGTTTACGCAGTCTTGAAGACCTCAATTTAATTGCCGAAAAAGAACGTCACAATGCATTACATGATTCATTAACGGGTTTACCTAATCGCTTACATTTTATGGGCGAGGTGTCATCGAGGATTGAACTGGCGACGCCATTTTCTGTTTTTGTACTCGACCTTAATGACTTTAAACAAATTAACGATGTTGTTGGTCATTATTATGGTGATCAATTACTTATTAAGTTGTCACGAAGAATGGCAAAAGCACTGCCAAAGTCATGCTTTTTTTCACGCGTTGGTGGTGATGAATTCATTTTGATTACAGATGTTGTCATTAAAGATGATATTGAAGCGTTAACGACGCTTATTACTGACGCACTCGTTACGCCTTTTGATATTAATAATTACAATATGAATGTTGGGGTCAGCATTGGTATTAGTTTATTCCCTGCACATGCTCAAGAGATCGCGCCTTTGTTACAAAAAGCAGATACGGCGATGTATGTATCAAAGAGAAAGCAGCTCACCTATATGCTCTATAACGCAAGTCTTGATGATGATGCGCATACGCGGCTAATGATCTCAAGTCAGCTTCATTTGGCATTAGAATTAAATCAATTTCAGCTTTTCTATCAACCTTTAGTGAAAGACAAAGCAACAAAGCGACATCATTTTGAAGCCTTGTTACGTTGGCCACAAACGGATGGTAGTTATATACCACCGGATAAATTCATTCCATTGGCGGAACAAAATGGTTTGATTCGTGATATTACGTATTGGGTGTTAATGCAAATCATTGATGATTTAACCTTGTTTGCAGCGCGTGAGCTGGATGTTTGTATACATATCAATTTATCGGCTCGTGACCTGCAAGATGATACGCTGTCGAAACATCTTTCTGAGCTTGTACGTACAGGGCAATTATCACCAACACAAATAGTGCTAGAAGTCACCGAAACTGCGATCATGTCTGATGTGAATCAGGTGCGTGAAGTTTTATCTCAGTTATCAACACAAGGGTTTCATATTAGCTTAGATGATTTTGGTACGGGTTTTTCGTCGTTATCAATTCTAAGAGAACTGCCCATTAATCAAATTAAAATAGACCGTTCTTTTGTGATGGCAATGCATGCTGATAACACGAACAATGCGATAGTGCGATCAATCATATTCTTAGCACAAAATTTGGGCTGTAGTGTCGTTGCTGAAGGTGTTGAAACACAAGCGATAGCAGAAGAACTGATACAGTTGAAGTGTGATTACTTGCAAGGTTATTACTATTGTCGAGCTTTACCGCTAAGGTCAATATTACCTTATTGTGAGCAGGAAGGCTGGCCGGTATCGGAACAGTAA
- a CDS encoding thymidylate synthase, which yields MKQYLDLCNRIVNEGVWVENERTGKRCLTVINADLTYDVANNEFPLVTTRKSFWKSAIAEIIGYIRGYDNAADFRALGTKTWDANANDNPVWLASPHRKGEDDMGYVYGACARNWVKPQGGTVDLLRQIIDDLSNGIDNRGEILTFFNPGAFELGCLRPCMYSHHFSLLGDTLYLNSTQRSCDVPLGLNFNMVQVHVLLALVAQITGHKAGQAYHKIVNAHIYEDQLDLMRDVQLKREPLPLPKLHINPKIKTLEDLETWVTMDDFEVTDYQHHDAIKYPFSV from the coding sequence ATGAAACAGTATCTTGATTTATGTAACCGAATAGTGAATGAAGGCGTTTGGGTTGAAAATGAACGTACTGGTAAACGCTGTTTAACCGTAATCAATGCTGACCTCACTTATGACGTAGCAAATAATGAGTTTCCACTCGTCACCACACGTAAGAGCTTCTGGAAGTCAGCGATTGCCGAGATCATTGGTTATATCCGAGGTTATGACAATGCAGCAGACTTTCGCGCATTAGGTACTAAAACTTGGGATGCGAATGCCAACGACAATCCTGTTTGGTTAGCAAGTCCACACCGTAAAGGTGAAGACGATATGGGTTATGTGTATGGTGCATGTGCACGTAACTGGGTCAAGCCACAAGGTGGTACTGTCGACCTATTGCGTCAAATCATTGATGACCTATCAAACGGCATTGATAACCGCGGTGAGATCTTAACCTTCTTCAATCCGGGTGCATTTGAACTGGGCTGCTTACGTCCTTGCATGTATAGCCACCATTTCTCATTACTTGGTGACACGCTATACCTAAACAGCACGCAACGTTCATGTGACGTACCGCTAGGCTTAAACTTTAACATGGTACAAGTGCATGTATTATTAGCGCTAGTAGCTCAAATAACAGGTCATAAGGCCGGTCAGGCGTACCACAAGATCGTGAACGCACACATTTATGAAGACCAACTCGATCTGATGCGTGATGTGCAGTTAAAACGTGAGCCATTACCACTACCAAAATTACACATAAACCCAAAAATTAAGACGTTAGAAGATTTAGAAACGTGGGTAACGATGGATGATTTTGAAGTAACTGATTACCAGCATCATGATGCGATTAAATATCCATTTTCGGTATAG
- a CDS encoding GNAT family N-acyltransferase, with product MLNVEAEINQRYPDFFQKKSTRLIAKPMLATLRLLFHERELRQFGETYAHLTGIEFIEQVFEHFSFSYSVRPNEIERIPAKGKAVIIANHPIGTLDGMALLKMVSKVRPDVKVVANDMLMIIKPVRDYLLPVDNMNGGTASDRLQAIKTHLKDEGVIIMFPAGEVSRISPQGVKDGKWRNGFLRIASSVQAPIIPIYVNAKNSLFFYSLSMLSKPISTLWLIREMFKHAHNSVSIRIGEQINYQTYQSLDLPINTKTALFRKHLYRLTKDKPSIFNTQSAIAHPENKALLREEIRACQKISESRDGKQVYCYRHQANSTIMREIGRLREESFRLVGEGTGERRDVDIYDNSYIHILLWDDKELELIGAYRLLETNKVDFVNVQQQLYSATLFDYHAAMTPYLAGGIELGRSFIQPKYWGTRSLEYLWQGIMEYIIQHSSCRYLFGTVSISNSYSQPAKELLVYYYQHFYGNNNNVASATMPFRLAEEANTRLTDLFADVDAEEGMLILKAQLNHMGFSVPTLFKQYTKLCKPGGVQIFDFNIDPNFNHCIDGLIVLDLAQFTDKNKKRFNSQALKLEQP from the coding sequence ATGCTTAACGTAGAAGCGGAAATAAACCAACGTTACCCTGACTTTTTTCAGAAGAAAAGTACTCGTCTCATTGCCAAACCAATGCTGGCAACACTCAGGTTACTCTTTCATGAACGTGAATTACGTCAGTTTGGTGAAACCTATGCTCATCTCACTGGTATCGAATTTATCGAACAAGTATTCGAGCACTTTAGCTTTAGCTACTCGGTACGTCCTAATGAAATAGAACGTATTCCGGCAAAAGGAAAAGCAGTTATCATCGCTAACCACCCCATTGGCACTCTCGATGGCATGGCCCTGCTAAAAATGGTCAGTAAAGTCCGTCCAGACGTGAAAGTCGTGGCCAATGACATGCTCATGATTATCAAGCCAGTAAGAGATTATTTATTACCGGTAGATAACATGAATGGCGGCACCGCTAGCGATCGGTTACAAGCAATAAAAACGCATCTCAAGGATGAAGGTGTGATCATTATGTTCCCAGCGGGCGAAGTCTCACGCATTAGTCCACAGGGTGTAAAAGACGGTAAATGGCGCAATGGTTTTTTACGTATTGCGAGCAGCGTTCAAGCCCCTATCATTCCCATTTATGTTAATGCTAAAAACTCACTGTTTTTCTATAGTCTGTCCATGCTCTCTAAACCGATATCAACCTTATGGTTAATTCGTGAAATGTTTAAGCATGCGCATAACTCGGTATCGATTCGTATTGGTGAACAAATTAATTATCAAACTTACCAATCTCTCGACTTACCCATTAATACCAAAACGGCATTATTCCGTAAGCATTTATACCGTTTAACCAAAGACAAACCGTCAATTTTCAATACCCAATCCGCCATTGCGCATCCCGAAAATAAAGCACTGTTACGTGAAGAAATACGTGCCTGTCAAAAAATCAGTGAAAGCCGAGATGGTAAACAAGTCTATTGCTATCGTCATCAAGCAAACTCCACCATCATGCGTGAAATAGGCCGTCTACGCGAAGAATCATTCCGATTAGTCGGTGAAGGAACCGGTGAGCGTCGTGATGTCGACATTTACGATAATTCCTATATACACATTCTGCTGTGGGATGATAAAGAGCTTGAATTAATCGGCGCTTATCGCTTGTTAGAAACCAATAAAGTTGATTTCGTCAATGTCCAACAGCAGCTCTACAGTGCAACGTTATTTGATTATCATGCAGCAATGACACCGTATTTAGCCGGTGGTATAGAGCTTGGGCGTAGCTTTATTCAACCAAAGTACTGGGGTACCCGCAGCCTAGAGTATTTATGGCAAGGGATCATGGAATACATTATTCAGCACAGTAGCTGCCGCTACCTGTTCGGCACAGTCAGTATCAGTAATAGCTACTCACAACCAGCTAAAGAGCTCTTAGTTTATTACTACCAGCACTTCTACGGCAACAATAACAATGTCGCTAGTGCCACGATGCCATTTCGATTAGCAGAAGAAGCGAATACACGGTTAACAGACCTATTTGCTGATGTCGATGCAGAAGAAGGTATGCTTATCCTCAAAGCACAACTCAACCACATGGGGTTTAGTGTACCTACCTTGTTTAAACAATATACCAAATTATGCAAACCCGGTGGCGTGCAAATTTTTGACTTCAATATCGATCCAAACTTCAATCATTGTATTGATGGCTTAATCGTATTAGACCTCGCTCAATTTACAGACAAGAATAAAAAACGCTTTAATTCACAAGCGTTGAAACTCGAGCAGCCTTAA
- a CDS encoding alpha/beta fold hydrolase, translated as MPMQPLSGIPNNSMQSPTSNDKSASIWLLIRGLCRQKRHWEDFPIQLAQQLNSQVLCCDIPGTGDEWQQLTPLSITDITLQLRDTFRLQNPDVVYPIRLLGISMGGMIATEWAKHFPNEIEHMVFINTSFKQFSPIHHRLKPNKITTLLQILCRESLQQEQLILNMTSHTQHHNHALARRWQHYAIQQPVSRKNALRQLYAASRFNPPPQPPIEHILLLASKHDQLVDVRCSSTIATQWHCPIQYHPTAGHDLPLDDGLWVCQKIASWITK; from the coding sequence ATGCCGATGCAACCTCTCTCTGGTATACCGAATAACTCGATGCAGTCACCAACAAGCAATGACAAGTCAGCATCTATCTGGTTATTAATACGCGGTCTCTGTCGTCAAAAACGGCACTGGGAGGACTTCCCAATACAACTTGCTCAACAACTTAACAGTCAGGTGCTCTGTTGCGATATTCCGGGTACTGGCGATGAATGGCAGCAATTAACACCGCTCTCTATCACCGATATCACCTTACAACTCAGGGACACATTTAGATTACAAAACCCCGATGTAGTTTATCCAATCCGTTTATTGGGTATTTCAATGGGAGGCATGATCGCGACTGAGTGGGCTAAACATTTCCCCAACGAAATTGAACACATGGTTTTTATTAATACCAGCTTCAAACAATTCAGTCCGATTCATCATCGTCTAAAACCGAATAAAATAACCACACTCCTACAGATATTATGCAGAGAATCTTTACAGCAAGAACAACTCATTTTAAACATGACCAGCCATACTCAACACCATAATCACGCATTAGCTCGACGCTGGCAGCACTATGCAATACAACAACCTGTAAGCCGTAAAAATGCACTGCGCCAACTGTATGCGGCCAGTCGTTTTAATCCCCCTCCACAGCCACCAATCGAACATATTTTATTACTTGCAAGTAAGCATGATCAGTTAGTTGATGTACGTTGCAGCAGTACCATCGCAACACAATGGCACTGTCCTATCCAATATCATCCTACCGCAGGTCATGATTTACCCCTCGATGACGGTCTGTGGGTTTGCCAAAAAATAGCGAGTTGGATCACAAAATAA
- a CDS encoding M14 family zinc carboxypeptidase: protein MSLKNQHQQLLPELVQLEKLIALGGKHLRHQILTRVPYKKSSYPVYSISMGAEDPNAPVIAFIGGIHGVERIGTQVILALFESLIRRLKWDQSLHQELSQVKLLFLPLMNPIGMLNNSRANGNGVDLMRNAPVDAVGNVPWLVGGQRMSNILPWYRGKKGKAMQDESRVLVEHINQQLLTAPFSIALDCHSGFGFDNQIWFPYAKSKQPIPHLAEIFKLRKMLTETYPHQDYVFEPQARNYMTHGDLWDHMYDQSLKLDTTFLPLTLEMGSWTWIKKNPMQIFKSTGIFHPIQPHRIKRVLRQHHVLMEFLIKVTGSYHHWLPQLNKERNHADATSLWYTE, encoded by the coding sequence ATGTCATTAAAAAACCAGCATCAGCAATTATTACCAGAATTAGTTCAGCTAGAAAAATTGATAGCACTCGGCGGTAAGCACTTACGCCATCAGATATTAACGCGTGTGCCTTATAAAAAATCGAGCTATCCGGTGTATTCAATTAGCATGGGGGCTGAAGATCCAAACGCGCCTGTCATCGCCTTTATCGGAGGGATTCACGGCGTTGAACGCATAGGCACTCAAGTCATCCTTGCCTTATTTGAAAGTCTTATTCGTCGACTAAAATGGGACCAATCACTGCATCAAGAACTCAGCCAAGTAAAACTGCTGTTCCTGCCATTAATGAATCCAATTGGTATGCTTAACAATAGTCGCGCCAACGGTAACGGTGTCGACTTAATGCGAAATGCACCCGTCGATGCTGTTGGAAATGTACCTTGGTTGGTTGGCGGTCAACGCATGAGTAATATATTGCCTTGGTATCGCGGAAAAAAAGGCAAAGCCATGCAAGATGAATCCCGTGTCTTAGTCGAACATATCAACCAACAATTATTAACGGCACCATTTAGTATTGCATTAGATTGTCACTCCGGCTTTGGTTTTGATAATCAGATTTGGTTTCCCTATGCCAAATCAAAACAGCCAATTCCTCACTTGGCCGAGATATTCAAGCTGCGAAAAATGCTCACCGAAACCTATCCTCATCAAGATTATGTGTTTGAACCGCAAGCTCGTAATTATATGACGCACGGTGATTTATGGGATCATATGTACGACCAATCCCTTAAACTAGATACAACTTTCTTACCATTAACATTAGAAATGGGCTCATGGACTTGGATAAAAAAGAACCCGATGCAAATATTCAAGTCCACCGGGATCTTTCACCCTATTCAGCCCCACCGTATTAAACGAGTATTGCGACAGCACCATGTACTCATGGAGTTTTTAATCAAAGTAACAGGGTCCTATCACCATTGGTTACCCCAACTCAACAAGGAACGTAATCATGCCGATGCAACCTCTCTCTGGTATACCGAATAA
- the nhaA gene encoding Na+/H+ antiporter NhaA, translating to MYKSLTKFLRTESAGGVLLIIAAALAMIIANSPFSELYLGFLHTEIQVRVADIDINKSFSHWINDGLMAVFFLLIGLEVKQELVEGALASRKKSLFPIIAAVGGMFAPALVYLTFNSADPEAVKGWAIPAATDIAFALGVLSLLGKRVPLNLKVFLLALAIMDDLGVIIIIALFYTADMSILSLSLACACISVLWLMHRYNVMRLTPYLIVGGLLWVAVLKSGVHATLAGVVIGFAIPMYRKDNKNDVENPHSPAKTLADWLHPWTKYYILPLFAFANAGVSLTNIQLSDMTSALPIGVALGLFIGKPLGIFTISWLAVKLKIATLPEGINFKQIFAVSVLCGIGFTMSMFITSLAFTDPGMADLARLGILMGSTLAAVIGYYLLACATAVSDEVKIERELHE from the coding sequence TTGTATAAATCCTTAACGAAATTCTTACGCACTGAATCAGCTGGTGGCGTATTACTTATTATTGCTGCAGCCCTCGCGATGATTATCGCTAATTCTCCCTTTTCAGAACTCTATCTGGGATTTCTACACACCGAAATACAAGTACGTGTTGCTGATATTGATATTAATAAATCATTTAGCCATTGGATTAACGATGGTTTGATGGCGGTATTCTTTTTATTGATTGGTCTAGAAGTAAAGCAAGAGCTGGTGGAGGGGGCGTTAGCAAGTCGAAAAAAATCACTGTTTCCTATTATTGCAGCTGTCGGAGGTATGTTCGCGCCTGCTCTGGTGTACTTAACCTTTAATAGTGCTGATCCTGAAGCGGTAAAAGGTTGGGCTATTCCAGCAGCAACGGATATCGCATTTGCATTAGGTGTGCTGTCGTTATTAGGCAAGCGGGTGCCACTTAATCTTAAGGTATTCTTACTGGCGTTGGCTATCATGGATGATTTAGGCGTTATTATTATTATTGCGCTGTTTTATACCGCAGATATGTCGATACTCTCATTGAGTTTAGCTTGTGCTTGTATCAGTGTTTTATGGTTAATGCATCGATATAATGTAATGCGGTTAACGCCTTATTTAATCGTTGGCGGTTTATTGTGGGTTGCTGTGCTTAAATCTGGTGTGCATGCGACGCTAGCTGGCGTGGTTATTGGTTTTGCTATTCCGATGTATCGTAAAGACAATAAAAATGATGTTGAAAATCCTCACTCTCCCGCAAAGACGCTCGCGGATTGGCTACACCCTTGGACTAAATACTATATCTTACCTTTGTTTGCATTTGCGAATGCTGGCGTATCGTTAACTAATATTCAACTTTCAGATATGACCTCAGCGTTACCCATTGGTGTTGCTTTAGGTTTATTCATTGGTAAACCACTCGGTATTTTTACGATTAGTTGGCTTGCGGTGAAACTAAAAATTGCGACACTCCCGGAAGGGATTAATTTTAAGCAGATTTTCGCTGTGTCTGTGTTATGTGGAATTGGTTTTACTATGTCGATGTTTATTACGTCGCTTGCCTTTACGGATCCGGGCATGGCTGATTTGGCGCGTTTAGGTATATTGATGGGGTCAACGTTGGCTGCGGTGATTGGTTATTATCTACTTGCTTGTGCAACGGCTGTTAGCGATGAGGTTAAAATTGAAAGGGAACTACATGAATAG
- the rpsT gene encoding 30S ribosomal protein S20, with amino-acid sequence MANIKSAKKRAIQSEKRRQHNASRRSMMRTLTKKVIVAIAAGNKEEATAAFVAAQPILDRMACKGLIHANKAARVKSRLSAKIKAL; translated from the coding sequence TTGGCTAATATCAAGTCTGCTAAAAAACGCGCGATCCAATCTGAAAAACGTCGTCAACATAACGCTTCACGTCGTTCAATGATGCGTACACTTACAAAGAAAGTTATCGTAGCTATCGCTGCTGGTAACAAAGAAGAAGCGACTGCTGCATTTGTTGCTGCACAACCGATTCTTGATCGTATGGCTTGTAAAGGCCTGATCCACGCAAACAAAGCTGCTCGCGTTAAGAGCCGTCTTTCTGCGAAGATCAAAGCACTTTAA